From the Aquipuribacter hungaricus genome, one window contains:
- a CDS encoding carbohydrate ABC transporter permease: MSETATSAAPAAAVTSGRAAPAPTHRSRSGEARTAYLFLAPYLVLFTVFVLVPIVYGLWISLHAYDFTLPEQPFVGLDNYTGLFDGSSPFAGPFWNSMQATYLFTVLTVPLLLVVPLLVALLMNGKFPGRTVFRAMYFAPYVLGVAVVSVLWRYLLDGNIGLVNYYAGLLGLPDTTPWLTDLPWAWASLVFVTVWWTLGFNAVIYLAALQEISPDLYEAARVDGANAWQRFWNVTLPGLRPVLIFVTSVTLIACVNMFGQSWLMTQGGPGTETRTAIYQIADTGLTNFTSGAASAMSTLFTLSLILVNIVIFVLLREREGGRKGARR, translated from the coding sequence ATGAGCGAGACCGCCACGTCGGCCGCCCCGGCGGCCGCGGTCACGTCGGGGCGGGCCGCGCCCGCCCCGACGCACCGCAGCCGCTCGGGCGAGGCCCGCACGGCCTACCTGTTCCTGGCCCCGTACCTGGTCCTGTTCACGGTGTTCGTCCTCGTGCCGATCGTGTACGGGCTGTGGATCAGCCTCCACGCCTACGACTTCACGCTGCCGGAGCAGCCGTTCGTCGGCCTGGACAACTACACCGGCCTGTTCGACGGCAGCTCGCCGTTCGCCGGGCCGTTCTGGAACTCGATGCAGGCGACGTACCTGTTCACGGTGCTGACGGTGCCGCTGCTGCTGGTGGTCCCCCTGCTCGTCGCGCTGCTCATGAACGGCAAGTTCCCCGGCCGGACCGTCTTCCGGGCGATGTACTTCGCGCCCTACGTGCTCGGCGTGGCCGTCGTCTCGGTCCTGTGGCGCTACCTGCTCGACGGCAACATCGGCCTGGTCAACTACTACGCCGGCCTTCTGGGCCTGCCGGACACCACCCCGTGGCTGACCGACCTGCCGTGGGCATGGGCGTCTCTGGTCTTCGTCACCGTGTGGTGGACGCTCGGCTTCAACGCCGTCATCTACCTGGCGGCGCTGCAGGAGATCTCGCCCGACCTGTACGAGGCCGCCCGGGTGGACGGGGCCAACGCGTGGCAGCGGTTCTGGAACGTCACGCTGCCGGGCCTGCGCCCGGTGCTCATCTTCGTCACCAGCGTCACCCTCATCGCCTGCGTCAACATGTTCGGCCAGTCCTGGCTCATGACCCAGGGCGGTCCCGGCACCGAGACCCGGACCGCGATCTACCAGATCGCCGACACCGGCCTGACGAACTTCACCTCGGGTGCCGCGTCGGCGATGTCGACGCTCTTCACCCTCTCCCTCATCCTCGTCAACATCGTGATCTTCGTCCTCCTGCGCGAGCGCGAGGGCGGACGGAAGGGGGCTCGACGATGA
- a CDS encoding endo alpha-1,4 polygalactosaminidase: MGTAGARGAAARVLPALTVLLLLLAAGALAGCGDPDEVGPPVALPPAGARLDYQLGGDHDPVPGEGPPGGVGVVVRDWHDGRPLPGAYSVCYVNAFQTQPDGDGTRPDERSAWPAHLLLGGLGEDPGWPGELLVDISTAARRAEAAAWLAPVLQTCADRGFDAVELDNLDSWTRFDGTPEQGRVPFGRDDAVAHAALLADRAHALGLAVAQKNTPQLTRYEARDVVGFDLAVAEECGRYRECGAYTALYGGAVLVVEYDDEGMARACDEVGTEVPVVRRDVGLSVPTSGSYVRRWCDDVSP; encoded by the coding sequence GTGGGGACGGCCGGGGCGCGGGGGGCGGCCGCGAGGGTGCTGCCGGCGCTGACGGTGCTGCTGCTGCTGCTGGCCGCCGGCGCCCTCGCGGGGTGCGGCGACCCGGACGAGGTCGGCCCGCCGGTGGCGTTGCCGCCGGCCGGGGCGCGGCTGGACTACCAGCTCGGCGGCGACCACGACCCGGTCCCCGGGGAGGGGCCGCCGGGCGGCGTCGGCGTGGTCGTCCGCGACTGGCACGACGGCCGTCCGCTGCCCGGGGCGTACTCCGTCTGCTACGTCAACGCCTTCCAGACCCAGCCGGACGGCGACGGGACCCGGCCGGACGAGCGCTCGGCGTGGCCGGCGCACCTGCTGCTCGGCGGGCTGGGGGAGGACCCGGGCTGGCCCGGCGAGCTGCTGGTCGACATCAGCACCGCGGCCCGCCGGGCGGAGGCGGCGGCCTGGCTGGCGCCGGTGCTGCAGACCTGCGCCGACCGCGGCTTCGACGCCGTCGAGCTCGACAACCTCGACAGCTGGACCCGTTTCGACGGCACGCCCGAGCAGGGGCGGGTGCCGTTCGGCCGCGACGACGCGGTGGCCCACGCGGCGCTGCTCGCGGACCGGGCGCACGCCCTCGGCCTCGCCGTGGCCCAGAAGAACACCCCGCAGCTCACCCGCTACGAGGCGCGGGACGTGGTCGGCTTCGACCTGGCCGTCGCCGAGGAGTGCGGGCGCTACCGCGAGTGCGGCGCGTACACGGCGCTGTACGGCGGCGCGGTCCTCGTCGTGGAGTACGACGACGAGGGCATGGCACGGGCGTGCGACGAGGTCGGCACCGAGGTCCCGGTCGTCCGGCGGGACGTGGGGCTCTCGGTGCCGACCTCGGGGTCGTACGTGAGGCGCTGGTGCGACGACGTCAGCCCTTGA
- the ligA gene encoding NAD-dependent DNA ligase LigA, which translates to MSQTPTTDVPDDVRARAAALAEELRRHQFSYYVRDSPTVGDDEYDALFRELQALEQAHPVLLSPESPTQKVGGTFSTTFDAVDHPSRMLSLDNVFSPEELREWGARAVAAAGEDVRYLCELKIDGLAVNLVYVDGVLERALTRGDGYTGEDITLNVRTIGSVPARLRHEDAPVPARLEVRGEVFFPVEAFAALNAELTEAGRSPFANPRNAAAGSLRQKDPRVTARRPLDMRVHGIGVHDGLAATRQSEGYDLLRAWGLPTADSYRVVDTLAEVEEYVAHYAEHRHDVVHEIDGVVVKVDQLSLQRRLGSTSRAPRWATAYKYPPEEVRTRLLDIQVNVGRTGRVTPFAVMEPVLVAGSTVGMATLHNGDEVRRKGVLIGDAVWIRKAGDVIPEVLGPVVEERDGSERKFTMPTHCPSCGTALAHEREGDVDLRCPNRRTCPSQLRERVFHVAGRAAFDIEALGYEAAAALLQADGVLLDEGDLFDLDEERLLRVPLFTNQSGSLSANGRRLLDNLDAARGRPLWRTLVALSVRHVGPTAARALATRYGSMDALRAVAVGRAREDREAAVAELAATDGVGRVIAEALVDWFAVDWQASVVDRWQAAGVRMADERDASAPRTLEGLSVVVTGSLDGFSRDEAREAILARGGKAAGSVSKKTTAVVVGDNPGSKAARAEELGVPVLDEDGFRRLLEQGPSSLPGAEPTEVPDAADTPDAVGVLDGADAPDAAPAADGVDEGPPSTS; encoded by the coding sequence GTGAGCCAGACGCCGACCACCGACGTGCCCGACGACGTCCGCGCCCGGGCGGCCGCGCTCGCGGAGGAGCTGCGGCGGCACCAGTTCTCCTACTACGTCCGCGACAGCCCGACGGTCGGTGACGACGAGTACGACGCGCTCTTCCGCGAGCTGCAGGCGCTGGAGCAGGCCCACCCGGTGCTGCTCAGCCCCGAGAGCCCGACCCAGAAGGTGGGCGGCACGTTCTCCACCACCTTCGACGCGGTCGACCACCCCTCGCGGATGCTCAGCCTGGACAACGTCTTCTCCCCGGAGGAGCTGCGGGAGTGGGGGGCGCGCGCGGTCGCCGCGGCGGGCGAGGACGTCCGGTACCTGTGCGAGCTCAAGATCGACGGGCTGGCCGTCAACCTCGTCTACGTGGACGGGGTCCTCGAGCGGGCGCTCACCCGGGGCGACGGGTACACCGGCGAGGACATCACGCTCAACGTCCGCACCATCGGCTCCGTCCCGGCCCGGCTGCGCCACGAGGACGCCCCGGTCCCGGCCCGGCTCGAGGTGCGCGGCGAGGTGTTCTTCCCGGTCGAGGCCTTCGCGGCGCTCAACGCCGAGCTCACGGAGGCGGGGAGGAGCCCGTTCGCCAACCCGCGCAACGCCGCCGCCGGGTCCCTGCGCCAGAAGGACCCCCGGGTGACGGCGCGCCGCCCGCTCGACATGCGGGTGCACGGCATCGGCGTGCACGACGGCCTGGCCGCGACCCGGCAGTCCGAGGGCTACGACCTGCTGCGCGCGTGGGGCCTGCCCACGGCCGACTCCTACCGCGTCGTCGACACCCTGGCCGAGGTCGAGGAGTACGTCGCCCACTACGCCGAGCACCGCCACGACGTCGTCCACGAGATCGACGGCGTGGTCGTCAAGGTCGACCAGCTGTCGCTGCAGCGCCGGCTCGGGTCCACCAGCCGCGCGCCGCGCTGGGCGACCGCCTACAAGTACCCGCCGGAAGAGGTGCGCACCCGCCTGCTCGACATCCAGGTCAACGTGGGGCGGACCGGCCGGGTGACACCGTTCGCCGTCATGGAGCCGGTGCTCGTGGCCGGCTCGACCGTCGGCATGGCGACGCTGCACAACGGCGACGAGGTGCGCCGCAAGGGCGTGCTCATCGGCGACGCGGTGTGGATCCGCAAGGCGGGCGACGTCATCCCCGAGGTGCTCGGGCCGGTCGTCGAGGAGCGGGACGGCAGCGAGCGCAAGTTCACCATGCCGACGCACTGCCCCTCGTGCGGGACCGCCCTGGCCCACGAGCGGGAGGGCGACGTCGACCTGCGCTGCCCCAACCGCCGGACCTGCCCCAGCCAGCTGAGGGAGCGGGTGTTCCACGTCGCCGGCCGGGCGGCCTTCGACATCGAGGCGCTCGGGTACGAGGCCGCCGCGGCCCTGCTCCAGGCCGACGGGGTCCTGCTCGACGAGGGCGACCTGTTCGACCTGGACGAGGAGCGGCTGCTGCGGGTGCCGCTGTTCACCAACCAGTCGGGCTCGCTGTCGGCCAACGGCCGGCGGCTGCTCGACAACCTCGATGCCGCGCGGGGGCGGCCGCTGTGGCGCACGCTCGTCGCCCTGTCGGTCCGCCACGTCGGCCCGACCGCGGCGCGGGCGCTGGCCACCCGCTACGGCAGCATGGACGCCCTGCGCGCCGTCGCGGTCGGCCGGGCGCGCGAGGACCGCGAGGCCGCCGTGGCCGAGCTCGCCGCGACCGACGGGGTGGGCCGGGTCATCGCCGAGGCCCTCGTCGACTGGTTCGCCGTGGACTGGCAGGCCTCGGTCGTCGACCGCTGGCAGGCCGCGGGGGTGCGGATGGCCGACGAGCGCGACGCCTCGGCGCCGCGGACGCTCGAGGGCCTCAGCGTCGTGGTCACCGGCTCGCTGGACGGCTTCAGCCGCGACGAGGCCAGGGAGGCGATCCTCGCCCGCGGCGGCAAGGCCGCCGGGAGCGTGTCGAAGAAGACGACCGCCGTGGTCGTCGGCGACAACCCCGGGAGCAAGGCGGCCCGGGCCGAGGAGCTCGGCGTCCCGGTCCTCGACGAGGACGGCTTCCGGCGGCTGCTGGAGCAGGGGCCGTCGTCGCTGCCGGGGGCCGAGCCGACCGAGGTGCCCGACGCGGCCGACACCCCCGACGCGGTCGGGGTGCTCGACGGGGCTGACGCGCCCGATGCGGCGCCTGCCGCGGACGGCGTCGACGAGGGGCCGCCCTCGACCTCCTAG
- the gatC gene encoding Asp-tRNA(Asn)/Glu-tRNA(Gln) amidotransferase subunit GatC — translation MADTPAPGPATDQGTAPAGGGRAPEHLDRERVAHLAGLARIALDDAELDRLAGELSVVLDAVAQVQEVATADVPATSHPVPLSNVVRPDVPVPGLTQAEALSGAPAVDEGRFRVPRILEED, via the coding sequence ATGGCCGACACCCCTGCCCCCGGGCCCGCCACCGACCAGGGCACGGCCCCGGCGGGCGGCGGCCGGGCCCCCGAGCACCTGGACCGCGAGCGCGTCGCCCACCTGGCCGGCCTGGCCCGGATCGCCCTCGACGACGCCGAGCTGGACCGCCTCGCGGGCGAGCTGTCCGTCGTCCTCGACGCGGTCGCCCAGGTCCAGGAGGTCGCGACCGCCGACGTGCCCGCGACCAGCCACCCCGTGCCGCTGAGCAACGTCGTCCGCCCCGACGTCCCGGTCCCGGGCCTGACCCAGGCGGAGGCGCTGTCCGGCGCCCCCGCCGTCGACGAGGGCCGGTTCCGGGTCCCGCGCATCCTCGAGGAGGACTGA
- a CDS encoding extracellular solute-binding protein: MASLGLAGCSAADPLVDVGPPLPEQGYDGPPVELSYWTGFTGGDGPTMRAIVQDFNDSQDLIRVEMNTVQWAQYYQRVAAAVHAGKGPDIGALQIDQLATQSSRQTLNPLDDVLDQLAVSAEDYPSEVWDGGVFRDQRYGIPLDVHSLASYANRGLLEEAGLSGEIPSDGEGYLAFLEQARAAGIDEPFWMPNRWPAHLMFLSLLWQFGGEPYAEDGTEATFDSDAGVQALEWMRGVVDLGLSPANVAIDSQYTAFKDNRGAVTWDGIWQINDVGGTELDWELSPVPTIGPEPAVWASSHQLVLFKSRAPDDDKLQAGKQFIRYLAENSAAWAESGMVPARASAREEPEFLESTSSSIAEAVPTMRFLPPVPALGDVQAQTLELAVSDAVLGRVEPAEALRTQAARATTLMQANLEKFGVR; this comes from the coding sequence GTGGCCAGCCTGGGTCTGGCCGGCTGCTCCGCGGCCGACCCCCTGGTCGACGTCGGGCCCCCGCTGCCGGAGCAGGGCTACGACGGCCCCCCGGTGGAGCTGAGCTACTGGACCGGGTTCACCGGCGGCGACGGCCCCACGATGCGGGCCATCGTCCAGGACTTCAACGACAGCCAGGACCTGATCCGCGTCGAGATGAACACCGTGCAGTGGGCGCAGTACTACCAGCGGGTCGCGGCCGCCGTGCACGCCGGCAAGGGCCCGGACATCGGCGCCCTGCAGATCGACCAGCTCGCCACGCAGAGCTCGCGGCAGACCCTCAACCCCCTCGACGACGTGCTCGACCAGCTCGCCGTCTCCGCCGAGGACTACCCGTCGGAGGTCTGGGACGGCGGCGTCTTCCGCGACCAGCGCTACGGCATCCCCCTGGACGTGCACTCGCTGGCCTCGTACGCCAACCGGGGCCTGCTGGAGGAGGCCGGGCTGTCCGGCGAGATCCCCTCCGACGGCGAGGGGTACCTGGCGTTCCTCGAGCAGGCGCGCGCCGCCGGGATCGACGAGCCCTTCTGGATGCCGAACCGGTGGCCCGCCCACCTGATGTTCCTGTCGCTGCTGTGGCAGTTCGGGGGCGAGCCCTACGCCGAGGACGGCACGGAGGCGACGTTCGACAGCGACGCCGGGGTGCAGGCGCTGGAGTGGATGCGGGGCGTCGTGGACCTGGGTCTGAGCCCGGCCAACGTCGCCATCGACTCCCAGTACACGGCGTTCAAGGACAACCGGGGCGCGGTGACCTGGGACGGCATCTGGCAGATCAACGACGTCGGCGGGACCGAGCTGGACTGGGAGCTCAGCCCCGTCCCGACCATCGGGCCCGAGCCGGCTGTCTGGGCCAGCTCGCACCAGCTCGTGCTGTTCAAGTCCCGGGCCCCCGACGACGACAAGCTTCAGGCGGGCAAGCAGTTCATCCGGTACCTGGCGGAGAACTCGGCCGCGTGGGCGGAGTCGGGGATGGTCCCGGCCCGGGCGTCGGCCCGCGAGGAGCCGGAGTTCCTGGAGTCGACGTCGTCCTCCATCGCCGAGGCGGTCCCGACGATGCGGTTCCTCCCGCCCGTCCCCGCGCTCGGCGACGTGCAGGCGCAGACCCTCGAGCTGGCCGTGAGCGACGCCGTCCTCGGGCGGGTCGAGCCCGCCGAGGCGCTACGGACGCAGGCCGCGCGGGCGACCACCCTCATGCAGGCCAACCTCGAGAAGTTCGGAGTCCGCTGA
- a CDS encoding carbohydrate ABC transporter permease, giving the protein MSTATSAAPAGAGRERPGRRPAGTDTTASGRRRGKGSPVPRILAYVALVLLTLLFVSPLLYMLVTSFKTTADAGSATPQWIPDSPTLAAYREILGNPATPVLRWFLNSLLAAALQSLLIVATAALAAYALARLEFPGKKLVTLLILATLFVPPVTLLIPNYLIVGQLGWLDSLAAIVVPGAAGAFGVFFLRQFFVSLPPELEEAASLDGANRFQVFWKVILPLSRPALATLAMLSFLTNWNDFLWPVFTLFSPENQTLSAGLSTLQNANAVRYDLLMAGAMIASVPVLVLFIASQRYVVEGVSRAGVKG; this is encoded by the coding sequence ATGAGCACCGCGACCTCTGCTGCACCCGCCGGCGCCGGGCGCGAGCGCCCGGGGCGGCGTCCCGCCGGCACCGACACCACCGCGAGCGGACGGCGGCGGGGCAAGGGCAGCCCTGTCCCCCGCATCCTCGCCTACGTCGCGCTGGTGCTGCTGACGCTGCTGTTCGTCAGCCCGCTGCTCTACATGCTGGTGACGTCCTTCAAGACGACCGCCGACGCCGGGTCGGCCACGCCCCAGTGGATCCCGGACTCGCCGACCCTCGCCGCCTACCGGGAGATCCTCGGCAACCCGGCGACGCCGGTGCTGCGCTGGTTCCTCAACAGCCTGCTGGCGGCCGCGCTGCAGAGCCTGCTGATCGTGGCGACGGCGGCCCTCGCGGCCTACGCGCTGGCGCGGCTGGAGTTCCCGGGCAAGAAGCTCGTCACCCTGCTCATCCTGGCGACGCTCTTCGTCCCGCCGGTCACCCTGCTCATCCCCAACTACCTCATCGTCGGCCAGCTCGGCTGGCTGGACTCGCTCGCGGCGATCGTCGTGCCGGGTGCGGCGGGGGCGTTCGGGGTGTTCTTCCTGCGGCAGTTCTTCGTCAGCCTCCCGCCGGAGCTGGAGGAGGCCGCCTCGCTCGACGGCGCCAACCGCTTCCAGGTGTTCTGGAAGGTCATCCTGCCGCTGAGCCGTCCCGCCCTGGCCACCCTGGCGATGCTGTCGTTCCTCACCAACTGGAACGACTTCCTCTGGCCGGTGTTCACCCTGTTCTCCCCGGAGAACCAGACCCTCAGCGCCGGGCTGTCGACGCTGCAGAACGCCAACGCGGTCCGCTACGACCTCCTCATGGCCGGCGCGATGATCGCGAGCGTGCCCGTGCTGGTCCTGTTCATCGCCTCCCAGCGCTACGTCGTCGAGGGCGTCTCGCGCGCCGGCGTCAAGGGCTGA
- a CDS encoding acyl-ACP desaturase, with amino-acid sequence MTLSDTTRLLHELEPVVAENLDRHLATTKEWMPHEYIPWSQGRDFVGPDGEPWSVEQSRLTPIARTALELNLLTEDNLPSYHREIERAFGNDGPWGTWVGRWTAEEGRHGYALRDYLLVTRGVDPEQLERARMATMTAGFDSGDKPLLRVCAYVSFQELATRVSHRNTGKYTEDPIANKLMARISMDENLHMIFYRNLVTASLEISPDAMVQAIRDEIVDFQMPGAGIEGFQRKAFQMAQAGIYDPRNHLDDVVMPLLRHWGVMEMTGLGPEGERARTELAQFLATADSQAATFVEKREASAARKAARTA; translated from the coding sequence ATGACGCTGTCGGACACCACCCGCCTGCTGCACGAGCTCGAGCCCGTCGTCGCCGAGAACCTGGACCGCCACCTGGCGACGACCAAGGAGTGGATGCCGCACGAGTACATCCCGTGGAGCCAGGGCCGGGACTTCGTCGGCCCTGACGGCGAGCCGTGGAGCGTGGAGCAGTCCCGCCTCACGCCCATCGCCCGCACGGCGCTGGAGCTCAACCTCCTCACCGAGGACAACCTCCCCAGCTACCACCGCGAGATCGAGCGCGCCTTCGGCAACGACGGCCCGTGGGGCACGTGGGTCGGCCGCTGGACCGCCGAGGAGGGCCGCCACGGCTACGCGCTGCGGGACTACCTGCTGGTGACCCGCGGCGTGGACCCCGAGCAGCTCGAGCGCGCGCGGATGGCGACCATGACGGCCGGCTTCGACTCCGGCGACAAGCCGCTGCTGCGGGTGTGCGCGTACGTGTCGTTCCAGGAGCTCGCCACCCGGGTGAGCCACCGCAACACCGGCAAGTACACCGAGGACCCGATCGCCAACAAGCTCATGGCGCGGATCTCGATGGACGAGAACCTGCACATGATCTTCTACCGGAACCTCGTCACGGCGTCGCTGGAGATCAGCCCCGACGCCATGGTCCAGGCGATCCGTGACGAGATCGTCGACTTCCAGATGCCCGGCGCGGGCATCGAGGGCTTCCAGCGCAAGGCGTTCCAGATGGCGCAGGCGGGGATCTACGACCCGCGCAACCACCTGGACGACGTCGTCATGCCGCTGCTGCGCCACTGGGGCGTCATGGAGATGACGGGCCTCGGGCCCGAGGGCGAGCGGGCCCGCACCGAGCTCGCGCAGTTCCTCGCCACGGCGGACTCCCAGGCGGCCACGTTCGTCGAGAAGCGCGAGGCCTCCGCGGCCCGCAAGGCCGCCCGCACCGCCTGA
- a CDS encoding DEAD/DEAH box helicase, with protein sequence MTSPQMLPAPDDVRHALPLPDEGPGARPPLADVVRGTDPDSVLEAMSAWAAADGLTLYPHQEEALLELASGSHVVLSTPTGSGKSLVAVGAHALALAEGRRSFYTAPIKALVSEKFFALCDVFGAERVGMMTGDAGINTDAPIVCATAEVLANLALRQGRAADVGQVVMDEFHYYGDRDRGWAWQVPLVELVDAQLLLMSATLGDMRPLAERVQERTGRPVGLVTSAERPVPLDFEYSLTPLHETVELLLRGDRAPVYVVHPTQKDALDHASSLLSGTLRTKEQKEAIRAEVGAFRFGTGFGKTLSRLVAAGVGVHHAGMLPRYRRLVERLTQRGLLAVVCGTDTLGVGINVPIRTVLVVSLTKFDGRKVRLLSAREFHQVAGRAGRAGYDTAGTVVVQAPEHVIENERMAAKASNDPAKRRKIVKKKPVPGTVTWGEETFDRLVHAQPEPLASHFRITHSLLLNVVARPGDAVAAVRHLIEDSDEPRPRQLQHMKRAISAYRSLLTAGVVEKVDPPDAEGRTVRLTVDLQRDFALNQPLSTFALAAMELLDKDSPDYALDVVSVIEATLDDPRQVLYAQRNAARGEAVQGMKAEGIEYEERMELLEEVTHPRPLAELLGQAFETYAEAQPWVTEYELSPKSVVRDMVERAATFTEYVRAYDLVRSEGVLLRYLADAYRALRQTVPDEARTEELRDLVEWLGELVRQVDSSLLDEWAQLAAGTEAGAELRPGSVDDGPPPVTRNTRAFRVLVRNELFRRVRMASLRHWNYLGDLDHDSGWDAERWREVLEAYFAEHDQIGTGPDARGPDRFMVTIEPGLWRVRQAFDDPLGHLDWGISAEVDLAASDEAGEAVVRVVDVGRL encoded by the coding sequence ATGACCTCACCGCAGATGCTCCCCGCCCCCGACGACGTCCGGCACGCCCTGCCGCTGCCCGACGAGGGCCCGGGCGCCCGACCGCCCCTGGCCGACGTGGTGCGGGGCACGGACCCCGACAGCGTGCTCGAGGCGATGTCGGCCTGGGCCGCGGCCGACGGCCTCACGCTTTACCCCCACCAGGAGGAGGCCCTGCTCGAGCTGGCCTCCGGCTCGCACGTGGTGCTGTCCACGCCGACCGGGTCCGGCAAGTCGCTCGTGGCGGTCGGCGCGCACGCGCTGGCCCTGGCCGAGGGCCGCCGCAGCTTCTACACCGCGCCCATCAAGGCGCTGGTGAGCGAGAAGTTCTTCGCCCTGTGCGACGTGTTCGGCGCCGAGCGCGTCGGGATGATGACCGGGGACGCCGGCATCAACACCGACGCCCCGATCGTCTGCGCGACCGCCGAGGTCCTCGCCAACCTCGCGCTGCGCCAGGGCCGCGCCGCGGACGTCGGCCAGGTCGTCATGGACGAGTTCCACTACTACGGCGACCGTGACCGCGGCTGGGCCTGGCAGGTCCCGCTGGTGGAGCTCGTCGACGCCCAGCTCCTGCTCATGAGCGCGACGCTCGGGGACATGCGGCCGCTGGCGGAGCGGGTGCAGGAACGCACCGGCCGCCCCGTCGGGCTGGTCACCAGCGCCGAGCGGCCCGTCCCCCTGGACTTCGAGTACTCCCTCACCCCGCTGCACGAGACCGTCGAGCTGCTCCTGCGCGGCGACCGGGCGCCGGTGTACGTCGTCCACCCGACCCAGAAGGACGCGCTCGACCACGCCTCGAGCCTGCTCAGCGGCACGCTGCGCACCAAGGAGCAGAAGGAGGCCATCCGCGCCGAGGTGGGGGCCTTCCGGTTCGGCACGGGCTTCGGCAAGACCCTCTCGCGCCTGGTCGCCGCCGGGGTGGGCGTCCACCACGCCGGGATGCTGCCCCGCTACCGGCGCCTGGTCGAGCGCCTCACCCAGCGGGGCCTGCTCGCGGTGGTGTGCGGCACGGACACCCTCGGCGTCGGCATCAACGTCCCCATCCGCACCGTCCTCGTGGTCTCCCTCACCAAGTTCGACGGGCGCAAGGTCCGGCTGCTGTCCGCCCGCGAGTTCCACCAGGTCGCCGGCCGGGCGGGGCGCGCCGGCTACGACACCGCCGGCACCGTGGTCGTCCAGGCGCCCGAGCACGTCATCGAGAACGAGCGGATGGCCGCCAAGGCCAGCAACGACCCCGCCAAGCGCCGCAAGATCGTCAAGAAGAAGCCCGTGCCCGGCACGGTGACCTGGGGCGAGGAGACCTTCGACCGGCTCGTCCACGCCCAGCCCGAGCCGCTGGCCAGCCACTTCCGCATCACGCACTCCCTGCTGCTCAACGTCGTGGCCCGCCCCGGCGACGCCGTCGCGGCGGTGCGGCACCTCATCGAGGACTCCGACGAGCCCCGGCCCCGGCAGCTGCAGCACATGAAGCGCGCCATCTCGGCCTACCGCTCCCTGCTCACCGCGGGCGTGGTGGAGAAGGTCGACCCGCCGGACGCCGAGGGACGCACCGTCCGCCTCACCGTGGACCTGCAGCGCGACTTCGCCCTCAACCAGCCGCTGTCGACGTTCGCCCTGGCCGCCATGGAGCTGCTCGACAAGGACTCCCCCGACTACGCCCTCGACGTGGTCAGCGTCATCGAGGCCACCCTCGACGACCCGCGCCAGGTGCTCTACGCCCAGCGCAACGCCGCCCGCGGCGAGGCCGTGCAGGGCATGAAGGCCGAGGGCATCGAGTACGAGGAGCGGATGGAGCTGCTGGAGGAGGTCACCCACCCCCGCCCGCTGGCCGAGCTGCTCGGGCAGGCGTTCGAGACCTACGCCGAGGCCCAGCCCTGGGTGACGGAGTACGAGCTGAGCCCCAAGTCGGTGGTGCGGGACATGGTGGAGCGGGCCGCGACCTTCACCGAGTACGTCCGCGCCTACGACCTGGTCCGCTCCGAGGGCGTCCTGCTGCGCTACCTCGCTGACGCCTACCGGGCGCTTCGGCAGACCGTGCCCGACGAGGCCCGGACCGAGGAGCTGCGCGACCTCGTCGAGTGGCTCGGCGAGCTGGTCCGCCAGGTCGACTCCTCGCTGCTGGACGAGTGGGCGCAGCTGGCGGCGGGCACCGAGGCCGGGGCCGAGCTGCGGCCCGGGTCCGTCGACGACGGGCCTCCCCCGGTCACCCGCAACACCCGGGCGTTCCGGGTCCTCGTCCGCAACGAGCTGTTCCGCCGGGTGCGGATGGCCTCGCTGCGGCACTGGAACTACCTCGGCGACCTCGACCACGACTCCGGCTGGGACGCCGAGCGCTGGCGCGAGGTGCTCGAGGCGTACTTCGCCGAGCACGACCAGATCGGGACCGGCCCGGACGCCCGCGGCCCGGACCGGTTCATGGTCACCATCGAGCCCGGCCTGTGGCGGGTGCGTCAGGCCTTCGACGACCCGCTCGGGCACCTGGACTGGGGCATCAGCGCCGAGGTCGACCTGGCCGCCTCCGACGAGGCCGGCGAGGCCGTCGTCCGGGTGGTCGACGTGGGCCGGCTGTGA